A region of Anolis sagrei isolate rAnoSag1 chromosome 2, rAnoSag1.mat, whole genome shotgun sequence DNA encodes the following proteins:
- the LOC137096107 gene encoding uncharacterized protein, with product MPVPPQGGGVASPPMQMAGPSSSIFGGAAFQHPSPPSTSAALEGGGEERRAQRIEPPRRGSRRSRRARSPSRSSRGSGRRRRRSPSSSSSSSSSSSGCSRRRRRSRWSRSPSRRGHRMPAPAPPPLPFQGFWQLSSTGQYVFVPTMGPPQPSFPMSSTPAMPLPMPRMMAPAAPPPPQGPLTVMPGTSLQGAHTLNVSSGRGANTVPPSIHDTPPLPMLCEGELQLTDVQPDTLEGQEPGLRGEDIDNYDSAPDSPDLAQAAGTVDETMDRSPDFNKFASLVSRMIKALDLPAPKPSEHVEDPMFPSDEQNIVSPTALPPLPYLLKLARVSDVAPPLVAAVPRRVDALYKIDLSSAKWVSNPPRPNTVVAEVAKAKRQKGALTTPPDREGRKVDALGRKAHLSAGLFTRMSHFATYMSGYQKFLWEQILPYLDSLPPDSQRFPKALQEEAVVLARFQKDFAKHLAEAAGNLFAIATSIRRHAWLRAANLSEEGKALAEDLPLHVDGLFNPETDEKLKSKQEVRQAASKFGYSWQPSSQSKPRWQQQQSSGFRRNYSNSFTGPYRNRNSGFSRFQSGRRAPYGARSKFQSFQNKPRTQPASKKRV from the coding sequence ATGCCGGTTCCACCtcagggagggggcgtggcctcgcCCCCAATGCAGATGGCTGGCCCCTCCTCCTCGATCTTTGGAGGAGCGGCATTTCaacacccctcccctccctcgACATCGGCTGctctggagggagggggcgaggagagAAGGGCTCAGCGTATCGAGCCGCCGCGGCGCGGCTCCCGGCGCTCGAGACGTGCGCGCTCCCCGTCGCGATCTTCAAGAGGATCTGGGCGCCGCCGGCGCAGATCGCCCTCTtcgtcctcctcatcctcctcctcctcttcagggTGCTCGAGAAGGAGGCGTCGCTCGAGGTGGTCCAGATCCCCCTCACGCAGGGGACACCGGATGCCTGCTCCAGCGCCCCCACCCCTGCCTTTTCAAGGTTTTTGGCAGCTGTCTTCAACGGGGCAATATGTGTTTGTGCCCACAATGGGGCCTCCACAACCATCCTTCCCGATGTCGTCGACACCGGCCATGCCCCTTCCCATGCCAAGGATGATGGCGCCGGctgcccctccccctccccaggggCCTTTGACTGTGATGCCCGGCACCTCTCTACAAGGGGCGCATACTTTGAACGTGTCATCAGGTAGGGGAGCTAACACtgtccctccctccattcatgaCACCCCCCCTCTCCCAATGCTGTGTGAGGGCGAGCTGCAGCTCACTGATGTCCAGCCAGATACCCTAGAGGGACAGGAGCCTGGACTTAGAGGCGAGGACATTGACAACTATGACTCGGCCCCCGACTCTCCTGATCTGGCCCAAGCTGCGGGTACTGTAGACGAGACTATGGACAGATCTCCTGACTTCAATAAGTTTGCTTCCCTCGTTAGCAGAATGATAAAGGCTCTGGACCTGCCGGCCCCAAAGCCATCTGAACACGTGGAGGACCCGATGTTCCCCTCGGATGAGCAGAACATCGTGTCCCCCACTGCGTTGCCACCACTTCCTTACTTACTGAAATTGGCTAGGGTATCTGATGTAGCCCCCCCGCTGGTGGCGGCTGTACCCAGGAGGGTAGATGCCCTGTATAAGATTGATTTGTCATCCGCAAAATGGGTCTCCAACCCCCCCAGGCCAAACACGGTGGTGGCTGAGGTCGCCAAAGCCAAACGACAGAAGGGCGCTTTGACTACTCCTCCTGATAGAGAGGGTAGAAAGGTGGACGCACTGGGAAGAAAGGCCCACCTTTCAGCGGGGTTGTTCACAAGGATGTCCCATTTTGCCACTTACATGAGCGGCTATCAAAAATTCCTGTGGGAGCAAATCCTACCTTATTTGGACTCCTTGCCGCCAGATAGCCAACGCTTCCCTAAAGCCTTGCAGGAGGAAGCCGTCGTATTGGCACGCTTCCAAAAAGATTTCGCCAAGCACCTGGCCGAAGCAGCGGGCAACCTTTTTGCCATCGCCACTTCGATCAGGAGGCACGCTTGGCTTAGGGCAGCCAACCTCTCTGAGGAGGGCAAAGCCCTTGCAGAAGACCTCCCACTACATGTGGATGGGCTTTTCAATCCCGAAACAGACGAAAAGTTGAAAAGCAAGCAAGAAGTTCGCCAAGCGGCGAGCAAGTTTGGCTACTCGTGGCAACCAAGTTCCCAATCAAAACCCAGATGGCAACAACAGCAGTCCTCTGGCTTCCGCAGGAATTATTCAAACTCTTTCACGGGCCCCTACAGGAACCGCAACTCGGGTTTCTCTAGGTTCCAATCTGGCCGTAGAGCTCCCTATGGAGCCAGATCCAAATTCCAGTCGTTTCAAAACAAGCCTAGGACCCAACCAGCATCCAAGAAGCGGGTTTGA